The Spinacia oleracea cultivar Varoflay chromosome 2, BTI_SOV_V1, whole genome shotgun sequence DNA segment AACAGACACAATTTTGGCTTAAACCTGGGAAAACAACTTAAAGCATGGAGCCACAGACCAAAACAACACATGAACAACATAACATCAACGCAGGAACAGGACCCGCAGGTAAAGCACAGATCAGATAAGCAGAACAGTAAAGAAGATCAGAAATATCAGTATGATCCAAACAATAGCAGCAAACAACAACACAATTTAGAACAGAAATGAGCAAAAGCAGGCAAAGCAACAATCACAAACCGTTACAACATCTATCTTTCAACATTTTCCAAGTTATTTAGTCTACTTTTAGTTCAATTTAGTTTACGTTTTCACCATATGAAAAGCTAGGAAGGCACCAATTGATCAAACCCAACAGTTCAGTCACAAAATCAGGCTCCTTAAAGCTTGTGCACCTTGCTGATGGGTCCACCCTTAAGGCCAAGGTATTAATGCAGAAACCGTCATTGACAGGAAGATCGGCTATAAGGGGTTGTGCATACTACAAGGATGGCCATGGTTTTGAGTCAAAATTTCAGCAGTTTGTTGGGAATGGTGTTAGATATGGTATCGTTCCCTGTGATGACACTGCTGTTTATTGGTTTTTGACATGGTGTCCATCAATTCAAGGTACACAAAATACAAATCATGATCAGCATTCAGCAACAAGCTAAGCTAATTAGTTAAATGTCCTACTTGATTGAACTTTTGAAGCCAAAAATACCTTTTATTCTAAATTTCTTTGGATAAATTTAGTAAGAAAACTGTGAATCTTAAATGTTTAAATGTGAAATAGAAAACAACACTTTACAAGATGCTGATCAACTGAAGCCGAAACAGTTTGTGCTAAGTAAACTAGGGAAGGTACCTGAACAAGAAAAGTTGTGATATGCTCTACTCTACTTGTATAGTTTTGTATGCTGAATTATCAGGTGTTGTGTGTAATGAGTGTGCACAGGCATTAGGCATGAAATTTGACATGCTGATGGATGGGTACTGGTGAATTCTTGTGATACAGGATCTTACTGTGGCTTGCTATTTGTATTAGGATACATCGGGATATTATCTCGAATAGCTCAAGTTCATGCTTGGTTTATTATAACCCTGATAGCTTTATGGGATGATATGGTGTTGCACAGATTGTTGTTGGTCTCTAGTGGCTGCAGATATGTTGTTGCAGATCAGTTGAGGGCGGTATTTTGCCAGTGATTGACTGATGGGCAGGTGTTCTGGTATGTTTGTCTTCTCTTATTGGTGCCTTATTTGTGGTGTTGGCGTATTGCAGCAGGGGGTAGTGGTTGTCACTAAAAGTAGGATCTTTGTTAGGGGCACATCTTTTTTTTTCCTCTGTGTATGTCACTTATCTAATTAATACTAATCTATTTTAGTCTCGCATGCATGTACAATACATTACGGAATCTGATTTCTGGACaaacaaaaattgaatgaaCATCTTGAAGTGAACGATTGATTTGGTTGTCCTAAGACTCCTGATCGAAATGAAGTTACTACTGCAAGCACAACCTATTCTTCTGCTGGAGGGTCGAAATACATAGCGTTTACTTTTGAactattttgatttactttttttgGCTTTTGCTTTACTTTTGTTGATTCTATTTAAAAAACAACCTACTAGCTCAACAGGCAGAGCATTGTGTAAATGCACACAAGATGTGGGtttgaatcccacgtaggttaatctttactttttgtattgCTTCGTAGATTTCTGTTTTGAAGACCTTTACTTTGGCCTCCATGTACTCCAATACTTGTTTCTATGTTGTAACAGAtacttatgagttttttttttaatttactttttgagatttttaatttacttttgagttaatattatttacttttgatttttttatgttCCTCTTAATCCTGCAACAATCTTTGTTTGCTCGCATATTTTCAGAACACATTCTTGTTTGCTAGCATAttttcagttctgatcagatgcAACATTTTAAGCTTTCCATTTGAAAAAAGCTTTATAATTCTTCTTTTTAGTTTAACGTATTCTAATTGTACATGTACTTCATAATAGTTTGATTTACTTTTGCTttattatgatttacttttgagtttcttttacttactttttattttttacttgacTTCTCGAaacaacctatgtaggaatcgaacctacaTCCCCTATGCATCTGCATAGtggctctaccatttgagctaataggttttcaCAAAACATTTAAGAgaaattataaattaatgtttcattgttatttaatttacttttggagagattttgtttacttttggagAGATTTAATTTACTTATGCACAATCCTAAAACCACCAAATACGAATCGCACAACAGGAGGGATTCAGCCATTTAGATAGGCAGATAGACATGCGTCAAACAGGTTTTGAAACCAGTAAAGAGAGGCAGAGAGCGTCTCTGGACAAGATGTGTGTGCAGCAGTGCAGGTGAACTATGTGTGTGCAGCAGTGCAGGTGAACTATGTGTGTGCGCCAGAGTGTGGGTCTGTGCGGGTTTTCCAGTATGCTGATGTGATAGCAGTAGGCAATTTTGTTTGGGTATTGAAAGATGATGCATCAGACATTCTGGAAACGAAGAAGATCTATGTATGTTCATGGTTAGGTCAGGTTCTGCTAGTGAGTGTGAGTGTGTGCTGGGGCACACGTGGCTTGCTGTAAAAGTTATGCAGGTGTGCACATGAAAGTATGTCCAGTGCGATGCAGGCTAccaaatcaatgaaaacaaAAAACACAGTGGGAAAAAAAAATGGGAAACGCAAGTCAACTTTGACCAGGCTACCAAAGTTGACTTCTAGACAACACACCTGCAGAAAAACAGAACCACCATCCCAAATAGAAACATACATAATTTTCATagcaacaacacacacacaacactgACTGCAGTGAATAAACTATCTTGAAGAGTCTGAAATTCATTATCTTATGCAATATGTAAGTGTTGAatgaataaattattatttaaaccTGCCTTGTAATGTAAACTCTTATGCTTGACTTTTTCGTATCATAAATCATAATAATGTGAATCTTGAAATTGCAGGCAGATGTTGATAACAGTGGGACCATTGATTATGGAGAATTTATCGCAACTATGTTACATCTCCACAGAGTTGACAAGGAAGACCATCTATGTGCAGCTTTTGCGTACTTTGACAAAGATGAACGTGGATACATTACAAAAGATGAACTACAACAAGCATGTCAAAATTTTGGCATGGATGAGGTTCATGTGGAAGAAATTATTCATGAAGCGGATCAGGATAAAGTAAGTTAAACTTTGATGATTATGAAGCTAGGTTAGAACAAATTGTTTCATtaaaatttgtttgtttctcTTGGTAGTCTTACTAGATGTTTATCTTTGGTTTTTGAAATGTGCAGGATGGTCGTATAGATTATAATGAGTTTGT contains these protein-coding regions:
- the LOC110784997 gene encoding calcium-dependent protein kinase 17-like; the encoded protein is MLHLHRVDKEDHLCAAFAYFDKDERGYITKDELQQACQNFGMDEVHVEEIIHEADQDKDGRIDYNEFVEMMQRGNIDLGKRQKPPVTAQPGVLDYIGKGWQLHLGS